From the Desulfosarcina sp. BuS5 genome, one window contains:
- a CDS encoding cold-shock protein, which translates to MANGTVKWFSDQKGFGFIEHEGGADVFVHHSAINATGFKSLSEGDEVSFEIEQGQKGPCAANVTVV; encoded by the coding sequence ATGGCTAATGGAACTGTAAAGTGGTTTAGCGATCAAAAAGGATTCGGGTTTATTGAGCATGAAGGTGGAGCGGATGTTTTCGTTCATCATTCGGCAATCAATGCAACCGGTTTTAAATCCCTCAGTGAGGGAGACGAAGTTTCTTTTGAAATAGAACAAGGACAAAAAGGTCCTTGCGCTGCAAATGTAACTGTAGTCTAA
- a CDS encoding AtpZ/AtpI family protein, producing MTHKKKRFFSYKKNSEIAENMGIVMQLGLTMAGCIIFCFFIGLYLDKWLGTKGVFVTVFIILGVIGGANTAYRQILEITESNKEDEPNKTNRNQQK from the coding sequence ATGACTCATAAGAAAAAACGATTTTTCAGCTATAAAAAAAACAGCGAGATTGCAGAGAATATGGGAATTGTTATGCAGCTTGGCCTTACGATGGCAGGTTGTATAATTTTCTGTTTTTTTATCGGCCTTTACCTTGATAAATGGCTTGGCACAAAGGGTGTTTTTGTTACGGTTTTTATTATTCTGGGTGTGATCGGCGGCGCTAATACAGCTTATAGGCAGATACTTGAGATCACTGAAAGTAATAAAGAGGATGAACCGAACAAAACAAATAGGAACCAGCAAAAATAG
- a CDS encoding ATP synthase F0 subunit B — protein MQIISNIALLSINETMIIQLVSFLIFVFLINRIMFQPLSSEMRKRDVYIDNIGQDIISAQQSLADITVQLKEGESKAREEASAIKTEFEHKGTLEASEIIKVAMDDVTAINATAEAEVKAEIIEARKFFKKESEALALGIMEKVLDRRLG, from the coding sequence ATGCAAATTATCAGCAATATAGCACTTCTTAGTATCAATGAGACCATGATTATCCAATTGGTTTCTTTTTTAATATTCGTTTTTCTGATTAACCGTATCATGTTTCAGCCTCTTTCAAGCGAGATGCGCAAAAGGGATGTTTATATCGATAATATCGGACAGGATATTATTAGCGCTCAGCAAAGTTTGGCTGATATAACTGTTCAGTTAAAAGAAGGGGAATCTAAAGCCAGAGAGGAAGCCTCGGCCATTAAAACAGAATTTGAACACAAGGGCACCTTAGAAGCTTCAGAGATTATAAAAGTGGCTATGGATGATGTTACGGCCATAAATGCTACAGCTGAAGCGGAAGTGAAGGCGGAAATTATTGAGGCAAGGAAATTTTTTAAAAAAGAATCCGAAGCCCTCGCCTTGGGAATTATGGAGAAAGTTCTGGACCGGAGGTTGGGTTAA
- a CDS encoding OmpA family protein, protein MILFIGIWSVSYYRDNQRWADFLKRLNGEPGIVVTDTEKRSGKYHISGLCDPLAPDPVKILKHAKLEPDRAIFHWEHYQSPDPKFILKRIKNILTPPATVRIELKNGVIYLQGSAPHQWIDETDKILKKITGILYFHDDSLLDTDLKNFEVIKKKIEKESILFHFNEKKIATGQEIMIIDLIGNISKLFNLANLLNRDIRIKIVGHTNSSGSDKLNMTVSLARSECILSIFISKELGRDNFITIGAGSNEPLRKKNNRPRQ, encoded by the coding sequence GTGATTCTTTTTATCGGAATTTGGTCAGTTTCTTACTATCGAGACAATCAACGATGGGCAGATTTTCTAAAAAGATTAAATGGTGAACCTGGAATTGTTGTTACAGACACTGAAAAACGTTCCGGCAAATATCACATTTCCGGGCTTTGTGATCCCTTAGCGCCTGATCCTGTAAAAATACTGAAACACGCAAAGCTTGAACCTGACAGAGCTATTTTTCATTGGGAGCACTACCAATCACCTGACCCGAAATTTATACTGAAAAGAATCAAAAACATTCTTACCCCCCCGGCAACAGTAAGAATTGAATTAAAAAATGGTGTTATTTACCTACAGGGGTCGGCACCTCATCAATGGATTGATGAAACAGATAAAATTTTAAAAAAGATTACCGGCATTCTATATTTTCATGATGACAGCCTACTTGACACTGATTTGAAAAATTTTGAAGTCATTAAAAAAAAGATTGAAAAAGAGTCTATTCTTTTTCATTTTAATGAAAAAAAAATCGCGACTGGTCAGGAGATCATGATCATCGATTTGATAGGAAATATATCAAAATTATTTAATTTGGCCAATCTACTAAACAGGGATATCCGTATAAAAATCGTCGGACATACAAATAGCAGCGGTTCGGATAAATTAAATATGACTGTCAGCCTGGCACGTTCAGAGTGTATACTATCAATTTTCATCTCAAAAGAACTTGGACGCGACAATTTTATCACTATTGGCGCGGGTTCAAATGAGCCTTTGCGAAAAAAAAATAACAGACCAAGACAGTAG
- a CDS encoding F0F1 ATP synthase subunit B family protein, with translation MKSAYRMKWVFYAFVAGFALLLFGDFAFASESASSWRSTYDLVLRWINFGIIVFLLVKFGKKPLMNFLHSRKESLARDIDLLEKEKNKANQSIKEAKQQLEESIGHFAELKERIVRQGAKQKDKIIEDARIQSGLMIEASKQKVKAIIQNAKNSFRAELVDAAFDLAMEKIPDEITDEDNRKLLTQYIDRTSSILQSSSNR, from the coding sequence ATGAAAAGCGCATATAGAATGAAGTGGGTATTTTATGCTTTTGTGGCCGGATTTGCTTTATTATTATTTGGCGATTTTGCTTTTGCATCTGAAAGCGCCAGTAGCTGGAGAAGTACATACGATTTGGTCCTTAGATGGATAAATTTCGGTATAATTGTATTCCTGCTGGTTAAATTCGGCAAAAAACCTTTGATGAATTTTTTGCATTCACGCAAAGAGTCTTTGGCCAGGGATATAGATTTGTTGGAAAAAGAAAAAAATAAGGCCAATCAGTCAATCAAAGAGGCCAAACAGCAGCTTGAGGAGAGCATCGGTCATTTTGCTGAGTTAAAGGAAAGAATAGTCAGGCAGGGCGCCAAGCAGAAGGACAAGATTATTGAAGATGCCCGCATACAGAGCGGATTAATGATAGAAGCGTCCAAACAAAAGGTGAAGGCAATTATTCAGAATGCAAAAAATTCTTTTCGTGCCGAACTTGTTGATGCCGCCTTTGACTTGGCCATGGAAAAGATTCCGGATGAGATTACAGATGAAGACAACCGGAAACTTTTAACCCAGTATATAGATCGTACATCTTCAATACTTCAGTCATCATCAAACAGATGA
- the yihA gene encoding ribosome biogenesis GTP-binding protein YihA/YsxC, translating into MIIKSSEFITSAVKPSQYPQTGLPEIAFAGRSNVGKSSLINRVINRKRLVKTSSTPGRTQLVNFFMVNSAFLFVDLPGYGYAKVPASVKKTWGPMIETYLSTRETLLGVVLLMDLRRIPGLEELNFINWLNHYDIPAILVLTKADKLSKTKQIKQILAISKTLSMDKGDLVLFSAKTNLGNERLRNEIENLLSPQLAIYSIDTS; encoded by the coding sequence GTGATAATAAAATCATCCGAATTCATTACAAGCGCAGTCAAACCATCCCAGTATCCCCAGACCGGTTTACCTGAAATAGCATTTGCCGGACGCTCCAATGTAGGTAAATCCTCTCTGATTAATAGAGTGATCAACAGGAAGCGCCTTGTTAAAACAAGTTCCACGCCCGGACGTACCCAGCTTGTTAATTTTTTTATGGTTAACAGCGCCTTTCTTTTTGTTGATCTTCCCGGCTACGGATATGCAAAAGTTCCGGCATCCGTAAAAAAAACCTGGGGCCCGATGATTGAAACATATCTTTCAACAAGAGAAACCCTGCTCGGTGTGGTCTTATTGATGGATTTGCGCCGCATTCCCGGGCTTGAGGAACTGAATTTTATCAACTGGCTTAATCATTATGACATTCCAGCCATACTTGTCCTTACAAAAGCCGATAAGCTTTCCAAAACAAAACAGATAAAACAGATCCTTGCAATATCAAAAACGCTTTCTATGGATAAGGGTGACCTGGTTCTATTTTCCGCAAAGACAAATTTGGGTAACGAGAGACTCCGGAATGAAATAGAGAACTTGTTGAGCCCTCAGTTAGCAATATATTCTATTGACACATCTTGA
- the hisI gene encoding phosphoribosyl-AMP cyclohydrolase, with translation MIKLDFNKNNGLLPVITQDYETGEVLMLGYMNQEAWEATISSGKATYFSRSRQSLWVKGETSGNLQIVKDIRIDCDEDTVLLKVEQIGGAACHKGYRSCFFRKVEDGSLTTIGKPIFNPDEVYKK, from the coding sequence ATGATCAAGCTTGATTTTAACAAAAACAATGGATTGCTTCCTGTTATTACGCAGGATTATGAAACCGGAGAAGTTTTGATGCTGGGATATATGAATCAGGAGGCCTGGGAAGCCACCATCTCTTCCGGAAAAGCCACATACTTTAGTCGCAGCCGCCAATCACTCTGGGTCAAAGGCGAAACTTCCGGAAACTTGCAGATTGTAAAGGATATAAGGATAGATTGTGACGAGGATACTGTGCTTTTAAAGGTTGAACAGATCGGAGGCGCGGCATGTCATAAAGGTTACAGATCCTGTTTTTTTAGAAAAGTTGAAGACGGTTCTCTTACGACTATTGGAAAGCCGATATTTAATCCTGATGAGGTATATAAAAAATGA
- a CDS encoding HD domain-containing protein: MDRKKLDHFKLWFNDYVSGYLTGNTDNNSIMLLKKEHTLRVCRNIVMLGTALHLPEQDLICAETMALFHDIGRFKQYALYGTFNDLQSVNHARLGLNQLGVNRVLSVCSTDTKRLISKSIAYHNAAAIPEYEDKNTLFFMRLLRDADKLDIWKVVTDYYSNKNKKRSTTIELGLPDDPVCSKKVIIPLHDHRIVKIEDIKTLNDFKLLQISWVFDLNFAPSFKAVQKRNYLELIKITLPESKEIHEAVQEAQDYVHRMALVSD; this comes from the coding sequence ATGGATAGAAAAAAACTCGATCATTTTAAGCTGTGGTTTAATGATTATGTTTCAGGCTATTTAACGGGAAATACAGACAACAACTCCATTATGCTTCTGAAAAAAGAACATACCCTGAGAGTATGCCGTAATATAGTCATGCTCGGAACAGCATTGCACTTGCCGGAGCAGGATCTTATATGTGCTGAAACAATGGCTTTATTCCATGATATCGGCAGGTTTAAACAATATGCCCTTTACGGAACCTTTAATGATTTACAGTCGGTAAACCATGCCAGGCTTGGTCTGAATCAACTTGGAGTAAACAGGGTTTTATCAGTATGTTCAACCGATACAAAACGTTTAATATCAAAATCAATAGCTTATCATAATGCCGCGGCAATTCCGGAATATGAGGATAAAAACACTCTTTTTTTTATGCGCCTGCTTAGGGATGCCGATAAACTTGATATCTGGAAAGTTGTCACTGACTATTATAGCAATAAAAATAAAAAAAGAAGTACAACTATAGAGTTGGGGCTTCCGGATGATCCGGTATGTTCAAAAAAAGTTATTATACCGCTACACGATCATAGAATCGTGAAAATAGAAGACATAAAAACATTGAATGATTTTAAGCTGCTACAGATAAGCTGGGTGTTTGATCTTAATTTTGCACCTTCTTTTAAAGCTGTTCAAAAACGTAATTATCTGGAATTAATAAAAATCACCCTTCCGGAGTCGAAAGAAATCCATGAAGCGGTACAAGAGGCTCAGGATTATGTTCATAGAATGGCCTTAGTTAGTGACTGA
- a CDS encoding thermonuclease family protein, which translates to MTGTTIEGLKLIKVVDGDTIKVELNGEVESLRLCCLDTEESWPGGSKPVTRAGILASKRAKEYFGTAQDGFPSGEIRVDIEFDTNDPLPECLKKHRGNYGRLLCYVNKNCENYNLNMVKEGWSPYFVKYGRSRYYHSEFLEAEKEAQSKNIAIWDPVTNASGNKREYKILIPWWHLRESIIQDYRKFGIQRGVQSVRVDYDDIVEAAKTGSSITVFCDLQGWYKQTTGQRSFDLCRFNQT; encoded by the coding sequence ATGACTGGAACAACGATTGAAGGGCTCAAGCTCATTAAGGTAGTTGATGGCGACACTATTAAGGTTGAGTTAAATGGCGAAGTGGAGTCATTACGCCTTTGCTGCCTCGATACCGAGGAAAGTTGGCCCGGTGGGTCGAAGCCGGTGACTAGGGCCGGAATACTTGCTTCAAAACGAGCCAAGGAATATTTCGGTACCGCTCAGGATGGGTTTCCATCAGGGGAGATCAGGGTCGATATTGAGTTCGATACTAACGATCCTCTGCCGGAATGTTTGAAGAAACATCGGGGTAATTACGGTCGATTGCTTTGCTATGTAAATAAAAACTGCGAGAACTATAATTTAAATATGGTAAAAGAGGGGTGGAGTCCATATTTTGTAAAGTACGGTCGTTCGCGCTATTATCACTCGGAGTTTCTGGAAGCCGAAAAAGAAGCCCAATCAAAGAATATAGCAATATGGGATCCTGTGACGAATGCTTCCGGGAACAAGCGTGAATACAAAATATTAATTCCGTGGTGGCATCTCCGTGAAAGTATTATTCAGGATTATCGTAAATTCGGCATACAAAGGGGAGTGCAGTCTGTACGTGTTGATTATGACGACATTGTCGAGGCAGCAAAAACCGGCAGCTCAATAACAGTATTTTGTGACCTGCAGGGTTGGTATAAACAAACGACCGGGCAACGGAGCTTTGATTTATGCCGGTTCAATCAAACATAA
- the atpB gene encoding F0F1 ATP synthase subunit A yields the protein MEDLGKIHQLIVPFYGHNLVFNVEPIIMSWIVIFCLLIFGFLTVRRKNILPGPFQVVGELFVEQLYNLTEDALDREKAKTYAPLVCALFMFLLFSNWLGIIPHLDEPTKDLNTPLSLGLMGFCIAHYAGIKAKGIKKYISGYFQPFVFMLPLNLIGELAKVVSISFRLFGNVMGGSIIILVISYLTYSLLLPPFLNAFFGLFVGTIQAFVFTILTVVYISVQVR from the coding sequence ATGGAAGATTTGGGAAAAATTCATCAGCTTATTGTGCCTTTTTATGGGCACAACCTGGTATTTAACGTTGAACCAATCATTATGTCATGGATAGTAATTTTTTGTCTTCTTATTTTTGGATTTTTGACAGTTAGAAGAAAGAATATTTTACCAGGGCCTTTTCAGGTTGTTGGGGAGCTATTCGTTGAACAGTTATACAACCTTACAGAGGATGCACTTGACCGTGAGAAGGCAAAAACATATGCGCCTCTTGTCTGTGCGCTTTTTATGTTTCTTCTGTTTTCAAACTGGCTTGGAATTATTCCGCATCTTGATGAACCTACAAAGGACCTTAATACTCCGTTAAGTTTAGGTCTAATGGGTTTTTGTATTGCTCATTATGCCGGAATAAAAGCAAAAGGTATAAAAAAATATATCAGTGGTTATTTTCAACCATTTGTTTTTATGCTTCCACTGAATTTAATCGGGGAATTGGCCAAGGTTGTTTCAATCTCTTTCCGTTTATTTGGAAATGTTATGGGTGGCTCCATTATTATTTTGGTGATTTCATATCTTACATACAGCTTGCTGCTTCCTCCTTTTTTGAATGCTTTTTTCGGTCTTTTTGTGGGCACTATTCAGGCCTTTGTTTTTACAATCCTGACTGTTGTTTATATTTCGGTACAGGTTAGATAG
- a CDS encoding transposase, with the protein MLLTESAPFIKQYIEDLNNSLEQYQPSAGLTFTQKAWLSFCLTGILMVNAVCWAKFERASLGNYKLAALSWMFRKGKISWDNLLVGSVRRILKKYGITNGVIVFDESDRARSKNTKRIYKAHKQKHKASGGYVNGQTVVLLLLVTDSITVPIGFKFYMPDPVVSAWKKEEERLKKKGLPKNKRPVKPAFNPEYPKKIQLALLLLENFKEYYPKITVKCVLADALYGSKEFMNGASNILGGVQVISQLKSNQNIRYKGKKKTITDYFNMINKGVNCTIRVRGGEKVNATVSSARLKVDAHDGNVLFVIALKYEGEDEYRYLAATDVSWRTVDIIQAYSLRWLVEVFFEDWKLYEGWGQEAKQYDEEGSSRGLILSLLLDHCLLLHPEQKACIENKTPVFTVGSLQKRAQMDVLMECVKFLLQQQDPGEKLKEMGQVIKKVFRLMPSGKHMSGRTIGRLEPTPSLSRKYCPC; encoded by the coding sequence ATGCTATTAACTGAATCTGCACCATTTATCAAACAGTACATTGAAGATCTCAACAATAGCCTGGAGCAATACCAACCTAGTGCGGGATTAACATTTACCCAGAAAGCATGGCTAAGCTTTTGTCTTACCGGTATATTAATGGTAAATGCTGTATGTTGGGCAAAATTTGAACGGGCGAGTCTGGGCAATTATAAATTAGCAGCTCTATCTTGGATGTTTCGTAAGGGTAAGATTTCATGGGACAATTTACTTGTTGGAAGCGTCAGGCGTATTTTGAAAAAATATGGTATCACAAATGGTGTAATTGTTTTTGATGAGTCTGATCGTGCCCGTTCTAAGAATACAAAGCGAATATACAAGGCTCATAAGCAAAAACACAAAGCAAGCGGAGGTTATGTTAATGGGCAAACAGTTGTTTTGCTTCTTTTGGTCACAGACTCTATAACCGTACCTATTGGTTTTAAGTTTTACATGCCTGATCCAGTTGTTAGTGCCTGGAAAAAAGAAGAAGAGAGATTGAAAAAAAAGGGACTCCCGAAGAATAAGCGTCCTGTCAAACCAGCATTTAACCCTGAGTACCCGAAAAAAATTCAATTAGCCCTGCTCTTACTTGAAAATTTTAAAGAATATTATCCTAAAATTACTGTTAAATGTGTATTGGCTGACGCTTTATACGGTTCAAAAGAATTTATGAATGGAGCCTCTAATATTTTGGGAGGAGTGCAAGTTATCAGCCAATTAAAGTCAAATCAAAATATACGGTACAAAGGTAAAAAAAAGACAATTACGGATTATTTCAACATGATTAACAAAGGTGTAAATTGCACCATTCGTGTGCGAGGCGGTGAAAAAGTCAATGCAACAGTGAGCAGTGCCCGCCTTAAGGTTGATGCACACGATGGCAATGTGCTTTTTGTGATAGCTCTTAAATATGAAGGGGAAGATGAATACCGTTACTTAGCTGCCACTGATGTGAGTTGGCGCACAGTTGACATTATTCAAGCATATTCTTTGAGATGGCTTGTAGAGGTTTTTTTTGAAGACTGGAAGCTTTATGAAGGATGGGGACAAGAGGCCAAACAATATGACGAAGAAGGATCAAGCCGAGGCCTGATCTTGAGTCTGTTGCTAGACCATTGCCTCCTCCTTCACCCTGAGCAAAAGGCCTGCATAGAGAACAAAACTCCCGTGTTTACCGTGGGAAGTCTACAAAAAAGAGCTCAAATGGATGTTTTGATGGAATGTGTCAAATTTTTGCTGCAACAACAAGATCCCGGTGAAAAGCTTAAAGAAATGGGGCAAGTTATCAAAAAAGTTTTCCGACTTATGCCATCGGGAAAACATATGAGCGGAAGAACCATAGGTAGATTGGAGCCAACACCCTCTCTATCACGTAAATATTGTCCTTGCTAA
- a CDS encoding transposase, with translation MPRIVRIVAPGIPHHITQRGNRRLETFFSDKDYIAYIDLMKEWCDAHGVEIWSYCLMPNHVHLIAVPETKESLMLAIGEAHRRYSRMINFREGWKGHL, from the coding sequence ATGCCAAGAATAGTAAGAATAGTGGCACCGGGGATACCACATCATATCACTCAAAGAGGGAACAGACGGTTAGAAACCTTTTTTTCTGATAAGGACTATATTGCCTATATCGATTTGATGAAGGAATGGTGCGATGCCCATGGAGTAGAAATATGGTCCTACTGCCTGATGCCTAATCACGTCCATTTAATTGCTGTCCCTGAAACCAAAGAATCGTTAATGCTTGCAATTGGAGAGGCCCATAGGCGGTATTCGCGAATGATCAATTTTCGTGAAGGCTGGAAGGGACATTTGTAG
- a CDS encoding ATP synthase subunit I, with product MEEIRQFKKRYCSGAIINGLIAGTGFIMFGFKSFGKGLILGTLFSILNFILLNEMISMKLGVTQAKLILLAICSACFRYIILAFPLILSIKMEQFNFIAVIFGIFAVQIVILVDTLFVKPPKRQA from the coding sequence GTGGAAGAGATAAGGCAGTTTAAGAAACGATATTGCTCTGGAGCTATAATTAATGGACTAATCGCAGGCACTGGTTTTATAATGTTTGGTTTTAAATCATTCGGTAAGGGTCTTATCCTTGGGACATTATTCAGTATTTTAAATTTTATTTTACTTAATGAGATGATCTCAATGAAATTAGGAGTTACCCAAGCTAAACTTATATTGTTGGCTATCTGCTCCGCATGTTTTCGATATATAATTTTAGCTTTTCCGTTGATTTTATCTATTAAAATGGAACAGTTTAATTTTATCGCAGTTATCTTTGGTATTTTTGCAGTTCAAATTGTGATTCTTGTCGATACTTTATTTGTTAAACCCCCAAAAAGACAGGCTTAA
- the atpE gene encoding ATP synthase F0 subunit C, with the protein MEACMAIEGVEIIKAAAYLGAGLAMGLGAIGSGVGEGMAAAKACEGIARNPAEAGLITRTMLVGQAVTESTGIYALVVALLLLFVV; encoded by the coding sequence ATGGAGGCATGTATGGCTATCGAAGGTGTAGAAATTATAAAAGCTGCGGCTTATTTAGGCGCTGGCTTGGCAATGGGACTTGGTGCAATCGGCTCTGGTGTCGGTGAAGGTATGGCTGCCGCTAAAGCGTGTGAAGGTATAGCCAGGAATCCTGCTGAAGCAGGCCTGATCACAAGAACAATGCTCGTAGGGCAAGCTGTGACGGAATCGACAGGTATTTATGCGTTAGTTGTGGCATTGCTGCTTTTGTTTGTTGTTTAA
- a CDS encoding transposase: protein MPDPVVSAWKKEEERLKKKGLPKSKRPVKPAFNPEYPKKIQLALLLLENFKKYYPKITVKCVLADALYGSKEFMNGASNILGGVQIISQLKSNQNIRYKGKKKTITDYFNMINKGVNCTIRVRGGEKVNATVSSARLKVDAHDGNVLFVIALKYEGEDEYRYLAATDVSWRTVDIIQAYSLRWLVEVFFEDWKLYEGWGQEAKQYDEEGSSRGLILSLLLDHCLLLHPEQEACIENKTPVFTVGSLQRKTQMDVLMECVKSLLQQQDPGEKLKEMGQVIKKVFRLMPSGKHMSGRTIGRLGPTPSLSRKYCPC from the coding sequence ATGCCTGATCCAGTTGTTAGTGCCTGGAAAAAAGAAGAAGAGAGATTGAAAAAAAAGGGACTCCCGAAGAGTAAGCGTCCTGTCAAACCAGCATTTAACCCTGAGTATCCGAAAAAAATTCAATTAGCCCTGCTCTTACTTGAGAATTTTAAAAAATATTATCCTAAAATTACTGTTAAATGTGTATTGGCTGACGCTTTATACGGTTCAAAAGAATTTATGAATGGAGCCTCTAATATTTTGGGAGGAGTGCAAATTATCAGCCAATTAAAGTCAAATCAAAATATACGATACAAAGGTAAAAAAAAGACAATTACGGATTATTTCAACATGATTAACAAAGGTGTAAATTGCACCATTCGTGTGCGAGGCGGTGAAAAAGTCAATGCAACAGTGAGCAGTGCCCGCCTTAAGGTTGATGCACACGATGGCAATGTGCTTTTTGTGATAGCTCTTAAATATGAAGGGGAAGATGAATACCGTTACTTAGCTGCCACTGATGTGAGTTGGCGCACAGTTGACATTATTCAAGCATATTCTTTGAGATGGCTTGTAGAGGTTTTTTTTGAAGACTGGAAGCTTTATGAAGGATGGGGACAAGAGGCCAAACAATATGACGAAGAAGGATCAAGCCGAGGCCTGATCTTGAGTCTGTTGCTAGACCATTGCCTCCTCCTTCACCCTGAGCAGGAGGCCTGCATAGAGAACAAAACTCCCGTGTTTACCGTGGGAAGTCTGCAAAGAAAAACTCAAATGGATGTTTTGATGGAATGTGTCAAATCTTTGCTGCAACAACAAGATCCCGGTGAAAAACTTAAAGAAATGGGCCAAGTTATCAAAAAAGTTTTCCGACTTATGCCATCGGGAAAACATATGAGCGGAAGAACTATAGGTAGATTGGGGCCAACACCTTCTCTATCACGTAAATATTGTCCTTGCTAA
- the hisG gene encoding ATP phosphoribosyltransferase produces MKKPLKLGIPKGSLQNATIALFKRSGWEINVSGRSYFPEINDNEIECAICRAQEMSRYVHSGTLDAGLTGKDWIAENASDVHVVEDLVYSKVSARPARWVLAVPYNSEIKELKDLEGKKIATELVEFTKKYFSDRNINVCVEFSWGATEAKVVSGLADAIVEVTETESTIRAHGLKILHEIMKTNTQLIVNHKAWQDSEKREKIEQIALLLKGALRGEKLVGLKMNVSNAALEKIVSMLPSLNAPTVSPLYQTDWFSVETVVKSDIVRELIPHLLKTGAEGIIEYPLNKVV; encoded by the coding sequence ATGAAAAAACCATTAAAGCTGGGAATCCCTAAAGGTAGTTTGCAGAATGCAACTATTGCCCTGTTTAAACGTTCCGGTTGGGAGATAAATGTAAGCGGGAGAAGCTATTTCCCTGAAATTAACGACAATGAAATTGAATGCGCAATATGCAGGGCCCAGGAAATGTCCCGTTACGTTCACAGCGGAACTCTCGATGCAGGTCTTACAGGCAAAGACTGGATAGCTGAAAACGCATCCGATGTCCATGTTGTTGAGGATCTGGTATACTCCAAGGTAAGCGCCAGGCCTGCAAGATGGGTTTTGGCGGTTCCATATAATTCGGAGATTAAAGAGCTTAAAGATCTTGAAGGGAAGAAGATCGCCACTGAATTAGTCGAGTTTACCAAAAAATATTTTTCAGATAGAAATATTAATGTATGCGTTGAATTCTCATGGGGCGCCACAGAAGCAAAGGTGGTTTCAGGACTTGCCGATGCCATAGTCGAGGTTACGGAGACGGAGAGCACCATAAGAGCCCACGGTCTCAAAATTTTACATGAAATTATGAAGACCAATACCCAGCTTATTGTAAACCATAAAGCATGGCAGGATTCTGAAAAAAGAGAAAAAATTGAGCAGATAGCCCTGCTGCTTAAAGGCGCACTCCGCGGAGAAAAACTTGTGGGTCTGAAAATGAACGTCTCCAACGCTGCCTTGGAAAAAATAGTATCCATGCTCCCCAGTCTTAACGCGCCGACAGTCTCTCCGCTTTACCAGACAGACTGGTTTTCAGTGGAAACAGTGGTAAAATCCGACATTGTGAGGGAACTTATACCGCACCTGTTGAAAACCGGCGCTGAAGGTATTATTGAGTATCCACTGAATAAGGTCGTGTGA